Within Chelatococcus sp. HY11, the genomic segment TCGGCTATCGCGCACCTGGGCCTCCCGATATTTGGCGAGAAAGCTCTCCAGCTGTTCGCGCTCACTGCGCGCATCAAGTTCCAGCGCCCGAAGCCTCACCTCGTTTTCATTGGCATCCACCGCGACCTGTTTCTGCGCATTGATCGCCGCGACCAGACTCTCCACCCGCGATCCCGCAAGGCGCGCATCGCTCTCGAACGCCCGTACGGCCCGTTCCGCAGCCAAGCGGATCTGGCTGTCGAGATCGGTAAGCTGGGCGTTCAGTTCCTTGATGCGCGGATGCTCGGGGAGAAGGTTGCGCGATTCCAGCGCGAGTTGAGTCCGTAGCGCAATGCGCTGCTCCGTCAAGCGGCGCACGAGATCATTGTTGGCGACTTCAGGAATCTCGAGAAGGTTGCCCGAACCCAGCATGCTGCGGATCATCTTCGCCTTCGCCTGCGCGTCTGACTGCGCGGTACGCGACGCCGCGAGTTGGGCAGAAAGATCCGCAAGCTGCTGTGTTGGCAGAGTGGTGGTTCCACTTCCAAGAAGGAGGCCCGTCTTGGCGCGAAAATCCTCCACGCGCGCCTCAGCCTCGGCTACGCGCTTGCGTAGCGGCTCGATATTGCTGGCGAGCCACTCGGACGCTGAGCGGGCAGCTTCCTGTTTAACCGTCTGCTGCAAGGCAATATAGAGCTCAGCAACCGTATTGGCGACGCGTGCCGCGAGGTCGGAATCCTCCGAGGTGAACTCGATGGCGAGCACGCGCGATTTCCCCACCTGGAAAACCTGCAGCCGCTCGGCGAATTTATCGAGAGCCCGCTCCTCCGGGTTACCCGCCGGCGCCTCGCTCTTGACGCCGACGGCGTTCATAAGGCGGCGGACCAAGCCGGCCGGCGCTTCGGGATTGTTGAACAGCGGATTGTTGATCAGGTCGAGTTTGCGGATTGCGTCACGCGCCAGATCACGCGACATGATCAGCTGGACTTGGCTCTGCACGGCCTCGCCATCAATCTGCCCCTGTAACTCAGGCGCGCCGCCAGGGCGGGTGTAGAAGTTGTCCCCGTTCTGCAGGAAGATCCGGGTTTCCGCCGTATAGCGCGGAGCCATCAGATTGACGGCAACCACCGCGCCAACGCATGCCAACAGGGTGGGTATGATGATCCACAGCCGACGCGCCACGACGGCGCGCCAGATCTGCCCCACATCAAGATCGTCCACCGGCCGCGAAACAGCGCCCCTGTCTGCTGCACCGGCGCCAAAGAACTTCGACATAGGTTCACCCACGCATGTTTTGCGCCAAAAGAAAATCACTTCTTGGTTGCCGTAGGGTTAAGACCGCACCCATCGCGTGCCGGTCACCGACAGGGCCCATACGAGGCCCGCCCACTAATTCTTTATTAACCATGCGAGGCTACCGTGCAGTGCAGCATTAACAGCAGCAAGATCATGGCGCGCACACATTCGCTTGTTTATGCCCTCTTTATTGGCCTCGCCTGCGCAGCTTGCGCGCAACGTCAACCCGCCGTCGAGGTTTTTCGCGCGCTGCCCTCTCAGCCCTACACGCTCGGGCCGGGCGACAGACTTCGCGTTATCGTATTCTCCCAGGACAATCTTTCGAATATTTACACGGTGGATGCGCAAGGCCGCATCACGATGCCGCTTGTCGGCACGATCCCAGCGACCGGGCGGACAACCCAGGACCTCGCCAAGCTCATCGAGCAGAAGCTGCGCGCCAGCTATTTGCGAGAGCCACGCGTCACCGTCGAGGTCGATACTTACCGGCCATTCTTCATCCTGGGTGAGGTGCAAAGTTCAGGCCAGTATCCTTTCGTCAGTGGCATGACCGTGCAGACCGCCGTC encodes:
- a CDS encoding exopolysaccharide transport family protein, translated to MSKFFGAGAADRGAVSRPVDDLDVGQIWRAVVARRLWIIIPTLLACVGAVVAVNLMAPRYTAETRIFLQNGDNFYTRPGGAPELQGQIDGEAVQSQVQLIMSRDLARDAIRKLDLINNPLFNNPEAPAGLVRRLMNAVGVKSEAPAGNPEERALDKFAERLQVFQVGKSRVLAIEFTSEDSDLAARVANTVAELYIALQQTVKQEAARSASEWLASNIEPLRKRVAEAEARVEDFRAKTGLLLGSGTTTLPTQQLADLSAQLAASRTAQSDAQAKAKMIRSMLGSGNLLEIPEVANNDLVRRLTEQRIALRTQLALESRNLLPEHPRIKELNAQLTDLDSQIRLAAERAVRAFESDARLAGSRVESLVAAINAQKQVAVDANENEVRLRALELDARSEREQLESFLAKYREAQVRDSRDAAPADARIVSRAVAPSAPTFPKKVPIILIATLATFALTSVGVLSLELISGRATVAREEESYGPVPQPMTQATQEPFLTLPAPIDAEFRDVVAPAAISPEAPPDNADGSFDVILSKLALPEHKERGRRLFVAEANVSVGNTDMARALARHLSRNARTVLVNLVADKDAGFEEPGLTDLVTERAGFSEVLAREAGSRLHVVAHGTQPSEVLVRDPDAVALSLSALDQTYEWVVCGLSPGLDPAILGAFASRTDGSILVSREGEDEEATLSAYQNLQDLGAQNIVVAVTPAENDGPMHRAA
- a CDS encoding polysaccharide biosynthesis/export family protein; translation: MARTHSLVYALFIGLACAACAQRQPAVEVFRALPSQPYTLGPGDRLRVIVFSQDNLSNIYTVDAQGRITMPLVGTIPATGRTTQDLAKLIEQKLRASYLREPRVTVEVDTYRPFFILGEVQSSGQYPFVSGMTVQTAVAIAGGFSPRADQNEAQITRQQGGKVVIGTVPLTYPVQPGDTIMLKERWF